From the genome of Desulfonatronum thiosulfatophilum, one region includes:
- a CDS encoding bifunctional GNAT family N-acetyltransferase/carbon-nitrogen hydrolase family protein, with the protein MNASITHKLNLRNLRIDDYADLQAIMQRVYRTVDSPWEKSQVEAMIARFPEGQICIEDKGRAVAVALTMMIDYAGYVGRHTYLQVVGDGTLANHEPEGDYLYGIEIIVDPEYQGMRLGRRLYDARKELCEKLNLRGIIVGGRIPGYRKFKEEIQPQEYINRVKRKEIYDPVLSFQLSNDFHVKRLLKNYYPSDHQSEGNAVLLEWNNIYYEARTRLIGGRKTVVRLGTVQWQMRRFASFDDFQQQVEFFVDTVSDYGTDLVLFPELFNAPLIAQYENESPPEAMRRLGEYTEVLREELMRLALAYNINIVSGSVPEYRDHKLYNVSFLCRRDGTWDAQYKLHITPDEDRAWGLTGGEVLKTFDTDIGRIGILICYDIEFPELARLLVERGANILLVPFWTDTKNAYLRVRLCAQARAIENECYVVISGSVGNIPKVETMGIQYSQSAIFTPSDFAFPHDAIAAETTPNTETTLITDVDLDLLKELRRQGSVQNMKSRRRDLYRLKWTGK; encoded by the coding sequence ATGAACGCAAGCATTACGCACAAATTGAATCTGCGCAATCTGCGCATTGACGACTACGCCGACCTCCAGGCCATCATGCAGCGGGTTTATCGCACCGTGGATTCGCCCTGGGAGAAATCGCAGGTCGAGGCCATGATCGCGCGCTTTCCTGAAGGCCAAATCTGCATCGAGGACAAGGGCCGGGCCGTGGCCGTGGCCTTGACCATGATGATCGATTACGCTGGTTATGTAGGGCGACACACCTATCTGCAGGTGGTCGGCGACGGCACCCTGGCCAATCACGAACCCGAAGGCGATTACCTCTACGGCATCGAAATCATCGTTGATCCCGAATACCAGGGCATGCGCCTGGGCCGCAGATTGTACGACGCCCGCAAAGAACTCTGCGAAAAGCTCAATCTGCGCGGGATCATCGTCGGCGGCCGAATTCCCGGCTACCGCAAATTCAAGGAGGAAATCCAACCCCAGGAATACATCAACCGGGTCAAACGCAAGGAAATCTACGACCCTGTCCTGTCTTTCCAGCTTTCCAACGATTTCCACGTCAAACGCCTGCTCAAGAACTATTATCCTTCAGACCACCAATCCGAAGGCAATGCCGTGCTCCTGGAGTGGAACAACATCTACTACGAGGCCAGAACCCGGCTCATCGGCGGGCGCAAGACAGTTGTCCGCCTGGGCACGGTGCAGTGGCAGATGCGGCGATTCGCGTCCTTCGACGATTTCCAGCAACAGGTGGAGTTCTTCGTGGACACTGTTTCCGACTACGGCACGGACTTGGTCCTCTTTCCGGAATTGTTCAACGCTCCGCTGATCGCCCAGTACGAGAACGAAAGCCCTCCCGAAGCCATGCGCCGCCTGGGCGAGTACACCGAGGTGCTGCGCGAGGAGTTGATGCGCCTGGCCCTGGCCTACAACATCAACATCGTCAGCGGATCTGTGCCGGAGTACCGGGATCACAAGCTGTACAACGTCTCCTTTCTCTGCCGCCGGGACGGAACCTGGGACGCCCAGTACAAGCTGCACATCACGCCGGACGAGGACCGCGCATGGGGGCTGACCGGCGGCGAGGTGCTCAAGACCTTCGATACGGACATCGGCCGGATCGGCATCCTGATCTGCTACGACATCGAGTTTCCGGAACTGGCCAGGCTGCTGGTGGAACGCGGGGCGAACATCCTCCTGGTCCCCTTCTGGACGGATACCAAGAACGCCTACCTGCGGGTGCGACTGTGCGCCCAGGCCCGGGCCATTGAGAACGAATGCTATGTGGTCATCTCCGGCAGCGTGGGCAACATTCCCAAGGTCGAAACAATGGGCATCCAGTACTCCCAGTCCGCCATCTTCACGCCCTCGGATTTCGCCTTTCCCCATGACGCCATTGCCGCCGAAACCACGCCGAACACGGAAACCACGCTGATCACCGACGTGGACCTGGACCTGCTCAAGGAACTCCGCCGCCAGGGCAGCGTCCAGAACATGAAAAGCCGGCGCCGCGACCTGTACAGGCTGAAGTGGACGGGCAAATGA